A stretch of Pseudomonas sp. CCC3.1 DNA encodes these proteins:
- a CDS encoding LysR family transcriptional regulator yields MDLFAAITSFIKVVEAGSIAGAAKNLGISAAAVSQTLNRLETHLGTRLLQRTTRSMALTENGAVYYAKVQHIASDLESAHRAISHNDAEFQGRLCIASTTAFGRHVLAPLIAGFATRYPRLTIELSTTDNRINHIQDGIDLSLRIKPQLEDAIIARKIASVPFIVCASPAYLERAGWPSSPEELQQHACLGFRYPLDGRFLRWGFFNNGQHYYAALNITAISDDIDALAQMAVHGAGIARVAEYIAAPYIESGQLIPLLHSHAPTESGAEPLDIYACVQDRAAMTPKVNAFINYLTEHLKMRWPG; encoded by the coding sequence ATGGATCTGTTCGCGGCAATTACCAGCTTTATCAAAGTGGTTGAAGCGGGTTCTATCGCAGGGGCCGCAAAAAACCTGGGCATCAGTGCCGCCGCCGTCAGTCAGACCCTCAATCGCCTGGAAACACACCTGGGAACGCGTCTGCTGCAACGTACCACCCGTAGCATGGCGCTCACCGAAAACGGTGCGGTGTATTACGCAAAAGTGCAGCACATCGCTTCGGATCTGGAGTCCGCGCACAGAGCCATCAGCCACAACGATGCCGAGTTTCAAGGACGACTTTGCATCGCATCGACCACAGCTTTTGGCCGACACGTACTGGCGCCTCTGATTGCAGGCTTCGCGACACGCTACCCGCGCCTGACAATCGAACTCAGCACCACCGACAATAGAATCAATCACATCCAGGACGGCATAGACCTAAGCCTGCGCATCAAGCCACAACTGGAAGACGCAATCATTGCGCGCAAAATCGCATCAGTACCGTTTATCGTCTGCGCCTCCCCCGCTTACCTCGAACGCGCTGGCTGGCCCAGTTCCCCCGAAGAACTGCAACAACACGCCTGCCTTGGGTTTCGCTACCCTCTGGACGGACGATTTCTGCGCTGGGGGTTTTTCAACAATGGGCAACACTATTACGCGGCACTCAACATAACGGCTATCAGCGACGACATCGATGCCCTCGCACAGATGGCCGTACACGGTGCAGGCATTGCGCGCGTGGCTGAATACATCGCAGCGCCGTACATTGAATCGGGCCAACTGATCCCTCTGCTGCACAGCCATGCGCCGACAGAATCCGGGGCTGAGCCCCTCGACATCTATGCCTGCGTGCAAGATCGCGCTGCCATGACCCCAAAAGTGAACGCCTTCATCAACTACCTGACCGAACACCTGAAAATGCGCTGGCCTGGATAA
- a CDS encoding DUF2798 domain-containing protein — translation MDSKNTSNTLLSSRPRLSVRTSPYVFAFYMSAIMAFLMSLVITAANTGIDADYLSNTLNAYRLAMPVAFLCILVVRPIVVRLVTMTVHPHR, via the coding sequence ATGGACTCTAAAAACACCTCAAACACCCTGTTGTCTAGCCGGCCACGGCTTTCCGTTCGAACATCTCCGTATGTCTTTGCGTTTTACATGTCCGCCATCATGGCCTTTTTGATGTCGCTGGTCATTACGGCCGCAAACACTGGGATTGATGCGGATTACCTAAGCAATACGTTGAATGCCTATCGGCTGGCGATGCCTGTCGCTTTCCTGTGCATTCTTGTGGTGCGTCCCATCGTTGTCAGGCTTGTAACCATGACGGTTCATCCGCATCGTTAA
- the pgm gene encoding phosphoglucomutase (alpha-D-glucose-1,6-bisphosphate-dependent) yields the protein MTLSPLAGKPAPVQRLVDIPRLVTAYYTGQPDAAISTQRVAFGTSGHRGTSFELSFNEWHVLAISQAICLYRQSKGINGPLFVGIDTHALSTPAGASALEVFAANGVDTMIAANDEYTPTPAVSHAIICYNRGRTSGLADGVVITPSHNPPESGGFKYNPPNGGPADTDVTKWIEAKANELLAAKLAGVKRISYEQALKASTTHRHDYLNTYVADLKNVIDMDTLRGANLRLGVDPLGGAGVRYWSAIGEQYGLNLEVVNTSVDPTFRFMCMDWDGRIRMDPSSSYAMQGLIGLKDRFDVAFACDPDHDRHGIVTPSGGLLAPNNYLAVSIDYLFQNRPNWRADAAVGKTVVSSGLIDRVAARLDRRLYEVPVGFKWFADGLFDGSLGFGGEESAGASFLRLDGSVWSTDKDGLIPSLLAAEMTARTGRDPSQLYQKMTEELGLPFSTRVDAKATAQQKALLGKLSPEQVKSTTLAGEAITQILSHAPGNNQAIGGLKVMTENGWFAARPSGTEDIYKIYAESFIGDEHLGRLVEEAQVLVDKAIS from the coding sequence ATGACACTCAGTCCTCTTGCGGGCAAACCGGCTCCAGTTCAACGGCTGGTAGACATTCCGCGACTGGTGACCGCTTATTACACCGGTCAACCCGATGCAGCGATCTCCACTCAGCGTGTCGCCTTTGGGACCTCCGGGCATCGTGGCACTTCGTTTGAGCTGAGTTTCAATGAGTGGCATGTGCTGGCCATCAGTCAGGCCATTTGCCTGTACCGTCAGTCCAAGGGTATCAATGGGCCGCTGTTTGTCGGCATCGATACCCACGCACTGTCGACGCCGGCAGGTGCTAGCGCGCTGGAAGTGTTTGCCGCCAATGGCGTCGACACCATGATTGCTGCAAACGACGAGTACACCCCGACTCCGGCCGTTTCTCACGCGATCATCTGCTACAACCGTGGCCGCACGTCAGGGCTGGCCGATGGCGTGGTGATTACCCCGTCGCACAACCCGCCGGAAAGCGGTGGCTTCAAGTACAACCCGCCCAATGGTGGACCGGCGGACACCGATGTCACCAAATGGATCGAAGCCAAGGCCAACGAACTGCTGGCGGCCAAGCTCGCCGGGGTTAAACGCATCAGCTATGAGCAGGCTTTAAAAGCCAGCACCACGCATCGCCACGACTACCTGAACACCTACGTCGCTGACCTGAAAAACGTAATCGACATGGACACCCTGCGCGGTGCCAACTTGCGCCTGGGTGTTGACCCGCTGGGCGGTGCAGGTGTGCGTTACTGGTCTGCCATTGGCGAGCAATACGGCCTGAATCTGGAAGTGGTGAACACCTCGGTCGATCCGACGTTCCGCTTCATGTGCATGGATTGGGATGGACGCATCCGCATGGACCCGTCCTCCAGCTATGCGATGCAAGGCCTGATCGGTCTCAAGGATCGTTTCGACGTGGCTTTTGCCTGCGATCCGGACCACGATCGCCACGGCATCGTGACACCATCGGGAGGGCTGTTGGCACCGAACAACTACCTGGCGGTGTCGATTGACTACCTGTTCCAGAATCGCCCGAACTGGCGCGCGGATGCGGCTGTGGGCAAAACCGTGGTCAGCAGTGGTTTGATTGACCGTGTGGCTGCGCGTTTGGACCGTCGCCTGTACGAAGTACCGGTGGGTTTCAAATGGTTTGCCGATGGTCTGTTCGACGGTTCGCTGGGTTTTGGCGGTGAAGAAAGCGCTGGAGCCTCGTTCCTGCGTCTGGACGGCAGCGTCTGGTCGACTGATAAGGATGGTTTGATCCCGTCGTTGCTGGCCGCAGAAATGACGGCGCGCACAGGCCGCGATCCTTCGCAGCTGTATCAGAAAATGACCGAAGAGCTGGGCCTGCCGTTCTCGACCCGCGTTGACGCCAAGGCGACGGCGCAGCAGAAGGCCTTGCTTGGCAAGTTGTCACCGGAGCAAGTCAAGTCGACGACGCTGGCAGGTGAAGCGATTACCCAAATCCTCAGTCATGCGCCGGGCAATAATCAGGCGATTGGCGGGCTTAAGGTCATGACTGAGAACGGTTGGTTTGCTGCTCGTCCTTCGGGCACCGAAGACATCTACAAAATCTACGCCGAGAGTTTTATCGGCGACGAGCACCTCGGCCGTCTGGTTGAAGAAGCTCAAGTGCTGGTCGATAAAGCCATCAGCTAA
- a CDS encoding PQQ-dependent sugar dehydrogenase, giving the protein MLKKTVLATLLASSLITLTAHAQTGAEQSFKSDLGTVTATTVAQGLDHPWALAFLPGSQGILVTERPGNLRWVSPQGKVSAPLSGVPQVWANGQGGLLDVVLSPDFVKDRMVYLSFAEGGKDGKAGTAVGRGRLSADLSKLNDFEVIFRQEPKLSTGNHFGSRLVFDRDGYLFIVLGENNQRATAQDLDKLQGKVVRIYPDGRIPDDNPFVGQTNVKPEIWSYGHRNQQGAALNPWTGTLWTHEHGPKGGDEINLIERGKNYGWPLATHGIDYSSAPIPEAKGKEVEGTVGPHHVWQKSPGISGMTFYDGDRFKPWQHNLFIGALADKDLIRLQLEGDKVVHEERLLGGLNARIRDVRQSPDGYVYVLTDEDNGALYRIGLQ; this is encoded by the coding sequence ATGTTGAAAAAGACCGTTCTGGCCACGTTACTGGCTTCTTCTTTAATAACGCTCACGGCTCACGCCCAGACAGGGGCTGAGCAGTCATTCAAGTCGGACCTCGGAACCGTTACCGCCACCACCGTGGCTCAAGGGCTTGATCATCCTTGGGCGCTGGCTTTTTTGCCCGGCAGTCAGGGCATCTTGGTCACTGAGCGCCCCGGCAATCTGCGCTGGGTGAGCCCGCAAGGCAAAGTCTCGGCTCCCTTGTCGGGTGTGCCTCAGGTCTGGGCCAATGGTCAGGGTGGTTTGCTGGATGTGGTCTTGTCCCCGGATTTTGTTAAAGACCGGATGGTGTATTTGTCGTTCGCCGAGGGCGGCAAAGACGGTAAGGCTGGAACCGCCGTTGGCCGGGGGCGTTTGTCTGCCGACTTGAGCAAACTGAACGACTTTGAAGTGATCTTCCGCCAGGAACCCAAACTCTCGACCGGCAACCATTTCGGTTCTCGGCTGGTATTTGATCGCGATGGTTACCTGTTTATTGTCTTGGGGGAAAACAACCAGCGGGCGACAGCCCAAGACCTCGACAAACTGCAGGGCAAAGTGGTGCGCATTTACCCCGACGGGCGTATTCCGGATGACAACCCTTTTGTCGGTCAGACGAATGTGAAGCCCGAGATTTGGTCGTATGGTCATCGCAACCAGCAGGGGGCGGCCCTGAATCCCTGGACCGGCACGCTCTGGACGCATGAGCACGGCCCCAAGGGCGGTGATGAAATCAATCTGATCGAGCGCGGCAAAAACTACGGCTGGCCGCTTGCTACCCATGGCATTGATTATTCCTCTGCGCCGATCCCGGAAGCGAAAGGCAAAGAGGTCGAAGGTACTGTCGGCCCCCATCATGTCTGGCAGAAGTCGCCCGGCATCAGCGGGATGACGTTTTACGATGGAGACCGCTTCAAGCCTTGGCAGCACAACCTGTTTATCGGTGCCTTGGCTGACAAAGATCTGATTCGGCTACAACTGGAGGGGGACAAGGTGGTGCACGAAGAGCGCTTGCTCGGCGGCTTGAATGCGCGTATCCGCGATGTTCGGCAAAGCCCGGACGGTTATGTGTATGTGCTGACCGATGAAGACAATGGCGCGTTGTATCGCATTGGCTTGCAATAG
- the hdeA gene encoding acid-activated periplasmic chaperone HdeA, producing MKKHILMIGAAGLVAMSTLAQADAKQPVSKWTCADFLAIDESFRPTAVGLGEAVNKSGKVEDAVLDVDGVAKITPLVVTACEKDKSTGFVQKLKEEWSKVKKDV from the coding sequence ATGAAAAAGCACATTCTGATGATTGGCGCAGCCGGTTTGGTAGCGATGTCGACCTTGGCTCAGGCGGATGCCAAACAACCCGTCTCGAAGTGGACTTGCGCCGATTTTCTGGCCATCGATGAAAGCTTCCGACCTACCGCTGTGGGCTTGGGCGAAGCCGTCAACAAAAGCGGCAAGGTAGAAGATGCTGTGCTGGACGTTGATGGCGTTGCAAAAATCACCCCGCTGGTGGTCACTGCTTGCGAGAAAGACAAGAGCACAGGCTTTGTGCAAAAGCTGAAAGAAGAGTGGAGCAAGGTCAAAAAAGACGTCTGA
- the hemB gene encoding porphobilinogen synthase: MPNQFPSVRPRRLRRTQTLRDLFQETEFSLNDLVLPIFVEEEIDDFVPITSMPGVMRIPESKLAGEIERYARAGIKSVMAFGVSHHLDATGSDSWREDGLVSRMARICKDTAPEMIVMSDTCFCEYTSHGHCGVMHDHGVDNDATLINLGKQAVAAAAAGADFISPSAAMDGQVQAIRSALDAAGFIDTSIMAYSTKFASALYGPFREAGGSALKGDRKSYQMNPMNRREAIRESLLDEQEGADVLMVKPAGAYLDIIRDVREASRLPLAAYQVSGEYAMIKFGALAGAIDEDRVVRESLGSIKRAGADMILTYFAMDLALQGI; encoded by the coding sequence ATGCCTAACCAGTTCCCTTCCGTTCGTCCCCGCCGTCTGCGCCGTACCCAAACCTTGCGCGACCTGTTCCAGGAAACCGAATTCAGCCTGAATGACCTGGTGTTGCCGATTTTCGTTGAAGAAGAAATTGACGACTTTGTGCCGATTACCAGCATGCCGGGTGTGATGCGTATTCCTGAGTCTAAGCTGGCTGGCGAAATTGAGCGTTATGCCCGCGCTGGCATCAAGTCGGTCATGGCGTTCGGGGTATCGCATCATTTGGACGCGACCGGTAGCGACTCATGGCGCGAAGACGGTCTGGTGTCGCGCATGGCGCGCATCTGCAAAGATACCGCCCCGGAAATGATCGTGATGAGCGACACCTGTTTCTGTGAGTACACCTCTCACGGCCATTGCGGCGTGATGCACGACCACGGCGTGGACAACGACGCGACCCTGATCAATCTGGGCAAGCAAGCCGTGGCTGCAGCAGCGGCGGGCGCTGATTTCATTTCGCCATCGGCGGCCATGGACGGTCAGGTGCAAGCGATCCGTAGCGCCCTGGACGCAGCCGGATTTATCGACACCTCGATCATGGCGTACTCCACCAAGTTTGCTTCGGCGCTTTACGGCCCGTTCCGCGAAGCAGGCGGCAGCGCACTCAAAGGTGATCGCAAGTCGTACCAGATGAACCCGATGAACCGCCGCGAAGCCATCCGCGAATCGTTGCTCGACGAGCAGGAAGGCGCAGACGTGCTGATGGTCAAGCCTGCTGGCGCGTATCTGGACATCATTCGTGATGTACGCGAAGCCTCGCGCTTGCCATTGGCGGCGTATCAGGTGAGCGGTGAATACGCGATGATCAAGTTCGGCGCATTGGCCGGTGCCATCGACGAAGACCGTGTGGTGCGTGAAAGCCTGGGCTCGATCAAGCGCGCTGGTGCTGACATGATCCTGACGTACTTTGCGATGGACCTTGCGCTGCAAGGGATTTGA
- the eco gene encoding serine protease inhibitor ecotin, whose protein sequence is MKPLVISAALTLSLSTLCSVANAAKLEDVAPYPKAEAGFSRQVIHLPSQKNEDDYKVQIIAGKTLQVDCNQQRLSGKLEEKTLKGWGYPMYRLNKVSGPLSTMMACPDGKPHPDFVPVVGDGFMLRYNSKLPIVLYVPKDIEVRYRIWSASKQVKQAARE, encoded by the coding sequence ATGAAACCACTCGTTATCAGCGCGGCCCTGACACTCTCGTTGAGTACGCTGTGCAGCGTGGCCAACGCCGCCAAACTGGAAGATGTGGCGCCCTACCCTAAAGCCGAGGCGGGCTTCAGCCGCCAGGTCATTCACCTGCCCTCGCAAAAGAATGAAGACGACTACAAGGTCCAGATCATCGCGGGCAAAACACTCCAGGTTGACTGCAATCAGCAGCGTTTGAGCGGCAAGCTGGAAGAAAAGACGCTCAAGGGCTGGGGCTACCCGATGTACCGCCTCAATAAAGTCAGCGGGCCGCTAAGTACCATGATGGCCTGCCCGGATGGCAAGCCACACCCGGATTTTGTACCGGTGGTCGGTGATGGCTTTATGCTGCGTTACAACAGCAAGTTGCCGATTGTGCTCTACGTCCCCAAGGACATTGAGGTGCGCTATCGGATCTGGTCGGCTTCCAAGCAGGTCAAACAGGCTGCCCGCGAGTAA
- a CDS encoding HPP family protein — protein sequence MPIIRLPKSSAPPAPSLRFSAISFMGVVMAIGATGWLSLISGTPWLMASFGASCVLAFGVPDSPLAQPRSIIGGHLISTVVGLAVLHTLGNEWWACALAVGLALVAMQQTRTVHAPAGANPLVVITAGAPWSFLITPVLVGSIVIVAIAVCLNNARNKGSYPKYWL from the coding sequence ATGCCTATCATTCGTCTGCCTAAATCAAGCGCACCGCCAGCGCCTAGCCTGCGATTCAGCGCTATTTCATTTATGGGTGTAGTCATGGCCATTGGCGCAACAGGCTGGCTTAGCCTGATTAGCGGGACACCTTGGTTGATGGCCTCTTTTGGCGCCAGTTGCGTGCTTGCCTTCGGCGTGCCTGACTCACCCTTGGCCCAGCCACGCAGCATTATTGGCGGGCACCTCATTTCTACAGTGGTCGGGTTAGCGGTGTTACACACGCTGGGTAATGAATGGTGGGCTTGCGCACTGGCCGTGGGGCTGGCGTTGGTTGCCATGCAGCAAACACGCACAGTGCATGCCCCCGCTGGAGCCAACCCGTTGGTCGTTATCACAGCCGGTGCGCCCTGGAGCTTTTTGATCACACCCGTATTGGTCGGCTCAATCGTGATAGTTGCCATTGCTGTGTGCCTGAACAACGCACGCAACAAGGGCAGCTATCCCAAATATTGGCTTTAA
- a CDS encoding zinc-dependent alcohol dehydrogenase family protein: protein MKALTYQGPGKKDWAEIPKPVVDKPTDAIIRIVHTTICGTDLHILKGDVPEVTAGRVLGHEGVGIVEEVGSAVRNFKAGDHVLISCITSCGSCANCRRQMYSHCADGGWILGHLIDGTQAQYVRIPHADNSLYPVPAGADEEALVMLSDILPTGFEIGVLAGKVKPGDSVVIVGAGPVGMAALLTAQFYSPATLIVVDGDANRLEVAKRFGATDVIDINTENAVERIFELTDGVGVDVAIEAVGIPASFDTCQSVIAPGGSIANVGVHGKSVELHLEKLWIQNVTISTGLVNTNTTPMLLKTLQSGKIDAGQLITHRFELNDILKAYEVFGNAAKEKAMKVILTQ, encoded by the coding sequence ATGAAAGCGCTCACCTATCAGGGCCCCGGCAAAAAAGACTGGGCCGAGATCCCAAAACCAGTCGTCGATAAACCCACCGACGCCATTATCCGCATTGTGCACACCACTATTTGCGGCACTGATTTGCATATTCTCAAGGGCGATGTGCCTGAGGTCACGGCGGGCAGGGTTTTAGGGCATGAAGGGGTAGGGATCGTAGAAGAAGTGGGCTCTGCGGTTCGCAACTTTAAAGCCGGCGACCATGTGCTGATTTCTTGTATCACCTCGTGCGGCAGTTGTGCCAATTGTCGCCGTCAAATGTACTCGCACTGCGCCGATGGCGGCTGGATCTTGGGGCATTTGATCGACGGCACCCAAGCCCAATATGTGCGTATTCCTCACGCGGATAACAGCTTGTACCCGGTCCCTGCGGGTGCCGATGAAGAAGCGCTGGTCATGTTGAGCGATATTTTGCCAACCGGTTTTGAGATTGGCGTTCTGGCGGGCAAAGTCAAACCGGGCGACAGTGTGGTGATTGTGGGGGCAGGGCCGGTAGGCATGGCTGCTTTGTTGACGGCACAGTTTTACTCGCCTGCGACCTTGATCGTGGTGGACGGTGACGCCAACCGGCTTGAAGTTGCCAAGCGGTTTGGGGCCACGGATGTCATCGATATCAATACAGAGAATGCCGTTGAGCGGATTTTCGAGTTGACTGACGGTGTGGGTGTCGATGTGGCTATTGAAGCCGTGGGCATTCCCGCTTCCTTTGACACATGCCAATCGGTGATTGCACCAGGTGGCAGTATTGCTAACGTCGGTGTGCATGGCAAAAGCGTTGAACTGCACCTCGAAAAGCTGTGGATCCAGAACGTCACTATCTCGACCGGCCTGGTGAATACCAACACCACACCCATGCTGTTGAAGACACTGCAGTCGGGCAAGATTGATGCGGGGCAGCTCATCACGCATCGCTTTGAGCTGAACGACATTCTTAAGGCGTACGAAGTGTTTGGTAATGCGGCCAAGGAAAAAGCCATGAAGGTGATCCTGACTCAATAA
- a CDS encoding metalloregulator ArsR/SmtB family transcription factor, whose translation MILEQLKALGNDTRMQMMEWLKDPLSHFPPQDHGDPAIGVCVTHLQHKAGLSPSTASAHLAILQRAGFVLTTRIGKWTYYRRNEQAIADFAARLKIEL comes from the coding sequence ATGATTCTCGAACAGCTCAAAGCACTGGGTAATGACACTCGCATGCAAATGATGGAGTGGCTCAAAGACCCGCTCAGTCATTTCCCGCCTCAGGATCACGGTGATCCGGCGATTGGTGTGTGCGTGACCCATTTGCAGCACAAAGCCGGGCTATCCCCTTCTACCGCCTCTGCACACCTGGCCATTTTGCAACGCGCCGGCTTCGTGCTGACGACGCGCATCGGCAAATGGACTTACTACCGACGTAATGAACAGGCGATAGCTGACTTTGCCGCTAGGCTGAAAATCGAGTTGTAA
- a CDS encoding helix-turn-helix domain-containing protein codes for MSTSDVITRAALALFYQQGFHASGVEQLSQVAGVTKKTLYRHFPSKEHLVEAALQLRHVEFMGQMRNAVESAPALEQPQAYIDYIANWVESSGFNGCAFINASAEYSAHAAAPHLLASQHKKEVLAYLEGVCSQAGLNQSPQVALQLFIIGEGLIVATQVSGISPERLSAAREMVALLCHRASAK; via the coding sequence ATGAGCACTTCAGATGTGATCACCAGGGCAGCGCTGGCGTTGTTCTATCAGCAGGGGTTTCATGCCTCAGGGGTGGAACAGTTGAGTCAGGTGGCAGGCGTTACCAAAAAGACCTTGTATCGGCATTTTCCAAGCAAGGAGCACTTGGTTGAAGCGGCTTTGCAACTGCGTCATGTGGAGTTTATGGGCCAGATGCGAAACGCCGTAGAGTCAGCGCCGGCACTGGAGCAGCCGCAGGCCTACATTGACTACATTGCGAACTGGGTTGAGTCGTCAGGCTTTAATGGCTGTGCTTTTATCAATGCCTCAGCCGAATACAGTGCTCATGCCGCAGCCCCTCACTTGTTGGCCAGTCAGCACAAAAAAGAAGTACTGGCTTACTTGGAGGGTGTTTGTTCGCAAGCAGGTTTAAATCAATCGCCTCAGGTTGCATTGCAACTCTTTATCATTGGCGAGGGTCTGATTGTTGCGACACAAGTGAGTGGCATATCGCCAGAACGGCTGTCGGCGGCGAGAGAAATGGTAGCGCTGCTGTGCCACAGGGCGTCGGCTAAGTAA
- a CDS encoding YbaK/EbsC family protein, whose translation MSLESVRAFFNANAPDLHIIELTTSTATVALAAEAHGVEPGQIAKTLAFRVGERNVLLVARGDARIDNKKIKNALGSKAKMLDAETVVALTSHPVGGVCPFGLATDLPVYCDISLQAFTEVMPAAGDTHTAVRISPMRMAELVNAQWVDACQEIEAPCAV comes from the coding sequence ATGAGCCTTGAATCGGTACGCGCGTTCTTCAACGCCAACGCCCCTGATTTGCACATCATCGAATTGACTACCAGCACGGCGACCGTTGCCTTGGCGGCTGAAGCACATGGGGTTGAACCCGGGCAAATTGCCAAAACCCTGGCTTTTCGTGTCGGTGAGCGCAATGTGCTGCTGGTGGCACGCGGCGATGCGCGCATTGATAACAAGAAAATCAAAAACGCGTTAGGCAGCAAAGCCAAGATGCTCGATGCCGAAACCGTCGTCGCGCTGACCAGCCACCCCGTCGGCGGCGTCTGCCCATTTGGTTTGGCCACTGACCTGCCGGTGTATTGCGATATTTCCCTGCAAGCCTTTACTGAAGTGATGCCCGCTGCGGGCGACACTCACACGGCTGTGCGAATTAGTCCGATGCGTATGGCAGAGCTGGTTAATGCGCAGTGGGTGGATGCCTGTCAGGAAATCGAAGCGCCGTGCGCGGTGTAG
- a CDS encoding NAD(P)-dependent alcohol dehydrogenase, translated as MSTKTIFVQPGGGYNNVVVGNSEVRVPASDEITVRLYANSLNYHDFAVVSGMWGPTEQRIPMADGAGEVIAVGTEVSEFKVGDSVVSTFFPEWIDGTPLVEGFVTVPGDGIDGYAREQVTAKATSFTLSPIGYSHAEAATLTTAGLTAWRALMSDDSLKPGDTVLVQGTGGVSIFALQFAKMAGATVIATSSSDEKLERLKALGADHVVNYRKDTNWGETARALTGGRGVDHVIEVGGPSTLEQSMIAVRVAGHISIIGILSGVAGQMNFVPALIKQVRLQGVLVGSRSQQQDMVRAINATGMRPVIDRHFPLTEIVAAFQYQETNQHFGKIVLDI; from the coding sequence ATGAGCACTAAAACTATCTTCGTCCAACCTGGCGGCGGCTATAACAATGTTGTGGTCGGCAACAGTGAAGTACGTGTCCCAGCGAGTGACGAGATCACTGTGCGCCTGTACGCCAACTCGCTGAACTACCATGACTTCGCTGTTGTGAGCGGCATGTGGGGCCCGACTGAGCAGCGCATTCCCATGGCTGACGGCGCGGGCGAAGTGATTGCGGTCGGCACTGAGGTCAGCGAATTCAAGGTCGGTGATTCGGTGGTCAGCACCTTCTTCCCGGAGTGGATTGATGGCACGCCGCTGGTCGAAGGTTTTGTCACCGTGCCCGGTGACGGCATTGACGGCTACGCTCGTGAACAGGTGACGGCCAAGGCCACGTCTTTCACTTTGTCGCCAATCGGTTACAGCCATGCTGAAGCCGCCACGCTGACCACCGCCGGCCTCACCGCTTGGCGTGCGCTGATGTCCGATGATTCGCTCAAGCCGGGTGACACCGTTCTGGTCCAAGGCACGGGCGGTGTTTCGATTTTCGCGTTGCAGTTCGCCAAAATGGCAGGTGCGACAGTCATTGCCACCTCCTCCAGCGACGAGAAACTCGAGCGCCTGAAAGCATTGGGCGCTGATCACGTGGTCAACTACCGCAAAGACACGAACTGGGGCGAGACTGCCCGCGCACTGACTGGCGGCCGCGGCGTGGATCACGTGATTGAAGTCGGCGGCCCTTCGACGCTTGAGCAGTCGATGATTGCCGTGCGCGTCGCCGGGCATATCTCGATCATTGGCATTTTGAGCGGCGTGGCAGGCCAAATGAACTTCGTACCCGCATTGATCAAGCAAGTACGCCTACAAGGCGTCTTGGTCGGCAGCCGCAGCCAGCAACAAGACATGGTGCGTGCCATCAATGCCACGGGCATGCGCCCGGTCATTGATCGTCACTTCCCGCTGACCGAGATTGTTGCGGCGTTCCAATACCAGGAAACCAACCAGCATTTCGGCAAGATCGTACTGGACATCTAA